AGACTTCAACAGAAGCAGCAAAAGCAGAGAAACCTGCCATCGCCATGCCTGCAAGCAAGGCAACTGATTCAGCAGAAAAAGCTAAAGCTGCTGCAGACATGCGCAGTGAAGCACCTGAATCTGCCAACCGGGAACCGCGTATGACTGAAATGGCCAAAGCGGTAGCGGCCAGCCATCAGCCCACGATCCCGGTAGAGAGTGCTCCGGTCTCAACTCCGGCTGATTTCTCTCAGCCTGAAGCCCAGGCCGATCAGACGTTCAGTGATGCGGTAGAGCAGCTGCAAAATGCCCTGACTCAGCTGACTGAAAAGCCTGAGGAATCCAGTACTGAAACCGCTCCGGTTGCAAAACCAGCTGTTGAAAAACCAGCAGAAGCTGCGATTCAGCAGAAGCCTGTGAAACCGGTGACTCAGGAAACAGCACCCGCCGCTGAACGGGAGACTGCAACACCTGCTCCAGACGTATCTGAACCTCAGGCTCAGGAAAGCTCTACTGAAGGCCAGAAACCTGTTCGCCGCCGTCGTCGCAGTCGCGCTATGAACGACCCTCGACTGAAGCGACAGCAGCAGACCACGGAAGCCGGTCAGCCAACAGCGCAGACTGACTCCGAGACAGAAGCTTCCCGGTAAACTCTGTTAGTCTGAAACCAAAAAGGGCTGTTTGAGAAACAAACAGCCCTTTTCAGCAAATGACTCTAAAAGCAATGCACTAACAAGTTTTTTAGCAATTCAAGGAGAATTTACCAGGCATCACAATCGCTATCGCTATCGGGCATGTTTTGAATATAATAGAGTGAATCTGCTTCCTCGCACTCAAGCCTTTGCCGCTCTTCTTCCTCACGCTCAAGCCTTTGCCGCTCTTCTTCCTCGCGCTCAAGCCTTTGCCACTCTTCTTCCTCGCGCTGTTGTCTTGCTCGCTTTTCAGCTTCCTGAAGTCTGCGGTTCAGCTCGAACTCAGCTGTCGAACGGCTCACTGGCATCACTGAAGTGGGGACACTGCCACCACCTGGTTTTACCGGAAAGAGTAATTGAGGACCTTTAACATTGCGTTTACGCAGATCCGGAAACTCCGGCGAAGGCATCTTCCCCTTCGGTGGATACTCATCCTCATTAGCTCCGTCTCTTGCTGCCGACTCCTTACTACCAACCGATGCAGGAAGGCCTTTTAAATAAACATCAAGGCAGAGCAATAATGAGCTCAAGAGTGGAAGCCCACCAAACACAACAGCAGCCACCTTCAAATTATGATACTGATCATTCTCTGAAGATTTTTTATCTACCGGGTTTAATCTGGTTCTTGATGCCGTGATCTTGTCAGGTTTTTTCACAGGCCTTTTTACAGGCTTTTCGTGGGAGGCCGCAACACGAGGAAAATAGCCAGCCAAAACTTTTTGGATAGATTTATGATCCTTTGCTGCCTTATTAGTTGTATCGGGTTTAAAGGTATACCAGAGGGTCTTATCCGGGTTTTTCGTAAAAGTATCTATAAAGTATTGACGGTAATGACTAAATGGAGGTTCATGGCCACTGCCTTCTTTTTCAGAATGAAACCTCCGGTTTACGTTTCTCATTGCCCTGGGCTTCCAGAATATTTCATGCAGTTCCGTCAGAATATAAGCGATTTGGTCGGCCAGCTGTTTATGAGTAGATGGTTCGTCTGGATAATGAGCGAAACTGTGGTCAACCGCTTTTACAACCAACTCCCTTAATGACTCTTCTCTGTCCTTAGCATTAAAAGCATCAAATACCCGGTCGTTTCTGTTATAGAGCCATGTGGCTTCCTGAGCCTCCGCTATCACCCGAACATAGAGATGATCCGCCAGAAGGTGGGGCTGTCCCCCCAGGTGGTAACCATTGTTATTCCAGTAATCATCAAAGCCTGACATTACCAGATTAATCAAAGCTGTCCTTCGTGCGCCCCTGTTTGTATTAAAGGCGTTAACCGTTAAACCCTGCTGGTCATAAGCTTTGTGAATATACTCCATTTGGCTGATAAGAAATCTCTTATTTTCACTGGCAAAAACAATACCCAGATAGCGTTCTGATATATGTCTTTTAGCATCCCGAACCCCTTTCTCCTTATCAGTAAGCGTCACCCCAAAGCAGTTGCCAGAGATAAGGAAAATCGCCATCAGCAATCCGGTTGTTATTTTACGTATAGAAAATTCTTCAGCGATAACACAGTCCATTTATTAAACTTCCCAAAAAATAAAAATGTAGACTATCGCTTTGGATGAAAGTTCCGCTGGCTAAAACTTCGCCAGAAGCGCATCATCCAACCGGTAAATATCTTCCCGAAAACGCACCCGACCATTTTTCTCTGGCCAGGCGGTGAAATAAGCAAAATACAGGGGGACTTTCTTATGGAGTTTCAACCTGCTGGTATCACCCAGTTGCTGCAAAGCTCGCACACGGCTCGTCATGCCCTGGCTGGCAAGAATACTGTTGATCAGTTCATCAATATTTTCCACCCTGGTACAGCCAGAGCTGAAAGTGCGTACCGTTTTGTTGAATAACTCAGGCTTATGGGTATCGTGAAGATAAACGCTAAAGCGATTAGGTGAATCCAGCTTATAACGCCCAAGGCGATTCACTTTACCCGGCTTCTGTTCCAACCGATAAGGAAAAGACTGACGGCTCAGGCTGCGCCAGTTAACCTTATCAGGATTAACCTCTCTGGCGTTGCTTTCCCAGCCGGAATAGACGGTAAACCCCTCTCGCTCCAGAAAGGACGAATCCTGTTTAGCCTTGCGCAGAAGACTGGTCGAAGCAATTGACGCAGGCACCCGCCAGGGTGGATTAATGGTAATACTCTCTATTTCATCCTGAAAGACTGGCGTCTGTCTGGATGGCAACCCAACAATCGCTTTAAATTTCTGCTGCTGGTAACGACCTGTCATCCAGAACACCCGAAATCCGGCAATATCCACCCAGACTCTCGGATAAGGCAATGTTCTCGGTAGCCAGCGCAAACGTTCCAGATTGATCCGCAGGGTTTTAATCCGCTCTAACGTCATGGCAATCAGCGCCTGTCGCGTTCTGGGGCCGAGCTTGCCATCTACCGTCAACCGAAACCTCTTCTGTATTTTACTGACTGCTGACTGATGCCTGCCGGAATAGACATTGGCAGGCAAACCATCAGCCAGATCAAGATCTTTTAACCACTGATTCAACTGCCAGATAGAAGCATGACGATCTCCCTTTTCCAACACCCTATCATCAGGGAACTGTTGCAGGGCATTATCCAGCCACCAGCGCAACTGTTTAAGGTGCTGTTTGAGTAGTTTGTATTCAGGCAGTGCCGGCTCAACCAGACTCAGGTTGTCGTTATCAAGATGGTTTTCCAGAGAAGCGAGGACAGGCTGATCCGAAATACGCCACCCCGGTTGATAGACACGCTTGTCCAGCATGCCCGCATCAAGGGCTACAGCAAACTGTCGGGCAATAACACGAATATTTCGGGGAGAAGGGTCCGCTGCCAGTTGCAGCCAATTCTGTTCAGGCAGACTGATGCCATGCTGGGAAGCCGTTCCAAGCCACTGAATAAGCTGCTGCCCCTTACCGGAACTGACGGAGCGATTCACAGGCTCATCAGCAATATCTGAGGTAAGCGATATTGACTGGTCAGGCAGTTCAAGCCAACCAGCGGCCTGCACACTATTAAAAAACACCGAACAGAAAAACAGCAGACTGACAAACAGCAACAACAGGAAAGGACGACAAACTCTGAAGACGAACATGAGGAACCCTTTTAAACAGTAATGCGTTCAAAGCCCTGATGCTTAAAAAGGCGTTGACTATTTATATGACTATTTAAAAGGGTAGACTTTCAGCGCTGACCGTTAATAAACTCTGGGCTCCATTTCCAGCGCCACACCAAACACCACCTTCACCTTTTGCTGAATCACCTCGGCCAGGTGAAGCAACTCCTCAGGTTCCGCATCACCATGATTGACCAGTACCAGCGCCTGGTGCTGCCAGGTTCCAACACGTCCTTCACGATAACCCCGTAAACCCGCCTTATCGATCAACCAGCCAGCCGCCAGTTTCCATTGCTCACCAAAAGGGAAGGCAACCAGATCTGGAAACTCCGCTCGCAGACGTGCAACAATATCTGCACTCACAATTGGGTTTTTAAAGAAACTACCGGCATTACCAAGAACGTTCGGATCAGGGAGTTTCTGCATACGCACATCAGCAACCGCTTCACTGATCTCCATACCTGTTGGCGAACGGCGACCACAGCGCTGAGCCAGCTCCTGCTGTAATTGCCCATAACCCAGCTTTGGCTGCAAACGGGCCGACAAACGAAAGTTCACAGATGTGATAATAAACCGGTCGCGCAGAGCCTGCTTAAACACAGAGTCCCTATAGCCAAACCGGCACTCTTCCAGAGAAAAATGACGAAGTTCACCCGAGTGAATATCAACCGCTTCGAGGCTTGCAAAAAAGTCTTTCAGCTCAACACCGTAAGCCCCAATATTCTGAATGGGGGCAGCACCAACATGGCCGGGAATCAGTGACAGGTTTTCCAGCCCATAAGCTTGTTCAGTCAGGGTCCAGCGCACCAGCTCATGCCAGTTTTCGCCAGCGCCTGCCCGTATCAGGACAGCGTCATCAGAGCGCTCCAGCACAGAGCGTTCCCGCAGGTTAACAGCAATCACCAGCGCTTCAATATGACCACTTAAAACCAGGTTGCTACCACCACCAAGAGGAACGCAATCCAGCTTCTGTTCCCGGGCAAAAGCCAGCGCTTCCTGCAATTGTTCAATCGAGGTAATTTCTACAAAATAGCGGGCTAACACCTGAAAGCCGAAAGTGTTTCGACTTTTCAGGGAGTAATTTTCAACAATATTCATCAAGACATCATTTTTTCTTTAGCTTTTAGCTTTTGGCTTTTAGCTATTGGCTTTTGGCTTCTGGCCTTTGGCTTTTAGCTGTTCATGCAATCACCAACCAATAGCCAATAGCCAATAGCCAACAGCCAATAGCCAATAGCCAATAGCCAATAGCCAATAGCCAACAGCGGCTTTACGCCACAGCTTCCCGCTCTGCGACAATACGACGAACCACTTCCAGATCCTGCTCAGTATCGACACCATGGGGTGGTGTCACCAGAGCATCGGCCACATGAATCCGCTGACCATTCCACAACAGTCTCAGCTGCTCAAGGGATTCTAACTGCTCAATAGGGCTTTGCGGCCACTGAACATACTGGTTTAGCAGGTTCACGCGGTAAGCGTAAATGCCAATATGGCGACGAAAGCAGTCAACATCCGGCAGTGAGGCAGAATTTGCTTCGAAGCTGTTGCGAGCCCATGGCATTGGCGCACGACTGAAGTACAGGGCATTACCGTCTTTATCAGACACGACTTTGACCACTGCCGGGTTGAACAAATCGTCACGCTGGCGGATTGGCTCTGACAGAGTCGCAGCACCTGCATGAAGATTGTCCATCAGGTTCTCTGCCACCTGATCGATAACGGAAGGCGGAATCAGCGGTTCATCCCCCTGCACATTAACAATCACTTCGTCGTCGGACATGCCATACAAACGCGCCACTTCCTGTAAGCGATCCGTTCCTGAAGGGTGATCAGGCAACGTCATGCACACTTCAGCGCCGAAGCCTTTCGCCGCCTTGAAAATACGCTCATCGTCGGTCGCAATAATAACCCTCTGAGCGCAGCTCTCACTGGCTCGTTCATACACATGCTGAACCATTGGCTTGCCACCAATATCAGCCAGAGGCTTACCCGGCAAACGGCTGGAGCCAAAACGGGCGGGAATGACCACTGTAAAAGGGCGGGCTGTATCAGTCATGGAACCTATCTTTCTTTCAACTTCGGACAAATCAGCGCACTGATTCACTATTACCTTTACTTTCATCAAGGCGCTCATCGCTGGTCAGGGTACGCGCTTCACCTTCCAGCATGACAGGAATGCCGTCCCGGATTGGGAACGCCATACCACAGGGTCGGCAAATCAGTTCAGCCGTTTCTTTCGAATACTTTAATTCACCCTTGCACTGTGGGCAGGCAAGAATCTCAAACAACTTTTTATCCATGACATTTATCCATAACGCTTATCCATGATGCTTATGCATAATTTTGTTACCCGTGGCTCTGATTTGACACACAGTCCGGCCCTTTGGTTTCAACCAGCTGAATGATTTTATTCAGTACCGCTTCCGGAATATGTGCCTGCACCGGTAAATACCAGGCATTTGATCCGGCAAAGCTCCGACATTTTACAGCATCTTTGGCCGTCATCAGAACCGGCAGATTATCATGAAACACAATATCGTCCGGGGCAAACGGGTGATGATCCGGGAAAGCATGAGGAATCACACTGAACCCGAGGGATTCCAGGGTATGGAAAAAACGCTCAGGGTTTCCGATTCCCGCCACCGCATGAACTGTTCCCGCTTCAGGTGGAGTACAATCCGAACAGCCAACCGGCACAAGGTCACCAGCTTCCATATAGATACAGTCAAAATCTACCGGCAGATCACTGGTCGGGCGACCGTTAACCAGCACCTGATCCACAGTTTGCAGCCGCTCAGGCGGTTCCCGCAAAGGCCCGGCTGGCAGACACAAACCATTACCCAGCATGCGCTGCCCATCAATCACCACTATTTCGACATGACGCTGCAAACGGTAATGTTGCAGGCCATCATCGGTAATGATCAGGTCACAGCCACAGTTTTCAATCAGTGCTTTGGCAGCAGAAACACGATCCGGGTCGACCACCACCGGTATTCGCAGCTGTTGTGCCAGCATAACAGGCTCATCTCCGGCAATCGCTGGATTGGTGTCCGATGTCACCTGTAATGGCAGATTCTGAGCACCCGCTCTAAAACCGCGACTGGCAATGCCCGGACGATAGCCTTTTGCCTGCAGCGACCGGACCAGTGCCGCCACTACCGGCGTTTTACCCGTCCCACCCACCGAGAGATTACCCACTACCACTACGGGAACCGGCGGCTGCCAGCGGTCAGAGCGGATAATTTTCCAGTAGCGTCGGTGCGCCAGCGACTTGAACAGAACCGTTAAAGGCAATAGCAGCAGGCTCCAGCGCCCGGAGCCATACCAGCAGTTCAACACCGAGTCAGAGAAACGGTCACGCCAGGATTTAGCAGACGTTTTCG
Above is a genomic segment from Endozoicomonas euniceicola containing:
- a CDS encoding L,D-transpeptidase family protein, translated to MFVFRVCRPFLLLLFVSLLFFCSVFFNSVQAAGWLELPDQSISLTSDIADEPVNRSVSSGKGQQLIQWLGTASQHGISLPEQNWLQLAADPSPRNIRVIARQFAVALDAGMLDKRVYQPGWRISDQPVLASLENHLDNDNLSLVEPALPEYKLLKQHLKQLRWWLDNALQQFPDDRVLEKGDRHASIWQLNQWLKDLDLADGLPANVYSGRHQSAVSKIQKRFRLTVDGKLGPRTRQALIAMTLERIKTLRINLERLRWLPRTLPYPRVWVDIAGFRVFWMTGRYQQQKFKAIVGLPSRQTPVFQDEIESITINPPWRVPASIASTSLLRKAKQDSSFLEREGFTVYSGWESNAREVNPDKVNWRSLSRQSFPYRLEQKPGKVNRLGRYKLDSPNRFSVYLHDTHKPELFNKTVRTFSSGCTRVENIDELINSILASQGMTSRVRALQQLGDTSRLKLHKKVPLYFAYFTAWPEKNGRVRFREDIYRLDDALLAKF
- the murB gene encoding UDP-N-acetylmuramate dehydrogenase codes for the protein MNIVENYSLKSRNTFGFQVLARYFVEITSIEQLQEALAFAREQKLDCVPLGGGSNLVLSGHIEALVIAVNLRERSVLERSDDAVLIRAGAGENWHELVRWTLTEQAYGLENLSLIPGHVGAAPIQNIGAYGVELKDFFASLEAVDIHSGELRHFSLEECRFGYRDSVFKQALRDRFIITSVNFRLSARLQPKLGYGQLQQELAQRCGRRSPTGMEISEAVADVRMQKLPDPNVLGNAGSFFKNPIVSADIVARLRAEFPDLVAFPFGEQWKLAAGWLIDKAGLRGYREGRVGTWQHQALVLVNHGDAEPEELLHLAEVIQQKVKVVFGVALEMEPRVY
- the kdsB gene encoding 3-deoxy-manno-octulosonate cytidylyltransferase, with product MTDTARPFTVVIPARFGSSRLPGKPLADIGGKPMVQHVYERASESCAQRVIIATDDERIFKAAKGFGAEVCMTLPDHPSGTDRLQEVARLYGMSDDEVIVNVQGDEPLIPPSVIDQVAENLMDNLHAGAATLSEPIRQRDDLFNPAVVKVVSDKDGNALYFSRAPMPWARNSFEANSASLPDVDCFRRHIGIYAYRVNLLNQYVQWPQSPIEQLESLEQLRLLWNGQRIHVADALVTPPHGVDTEQDLEVVRRIVAEREAVA
- a CDS encoding Trm112 family protein, producing MDKKLFEILACPQCKGELKYSKETAELICRPCGMAFPIRDGIPVMLEGEARTLTSDERLDESKGNSESVR
- the lpxK gene encoding tetraacyldisaccharide 4'-kinase; protein product: MSSNKMSTVSSKTSAKSWRDRFSDSVLNCWYGSGRWSLLLLPLTVLFKSLAHRRYWKIIRSDRWQPPVPVVVVGNLSVGGTGKTPVVAALVRSLQAKGYRPGIASRGFRAGAQNLPLQVTSDTNPAIAGDEPVMLAQQLRIPVVVDPDRVSAAKALIENCGCDLIITDDGLQHYRLQRHVEIVVIDGQRMLGNGLCLPAGPLREPPERLQTVDQVLVNGRPTSDLPVDFDCIYMEAGDLVPVGCSDCTPPEAGTVHAVAGIGNPERFFHTLESLGFSVIPHAFPDHHPFAPDDIVFHDNLPVLMTAKDAVKCRSFAGSNAWYLPVQAHIPEAVLNKIIQLVETKGPDCVSNQSHG